The DNA segment GAGAAATACAAAGAGATATGAATGTTTTAATCCAAGCCATTGTCTTTACTGGTGGTTTTGTATTGTAGTATATTCAGTGTTTAATAGCGATTATTTTGAGCCTTTCATTGTTCGCCTATATGTTTAAGATAAACCAAGATATGATCGATAAAAAATTTACAGATATTTGATTTCAGAAGACCCTTAAGACATTTCCGCAGGCGACATTGCGgtataggcctaggcctatatgCATTTAGGCATTATAATACCATTATTTCGGCGCATGGTGATCATTCTTAACATGATAAATTGTACGTTCTTTATGTGGAAAATTGCTCCACCACTGAGTCAAATCAAAAGTCGTGTTTTATGATTAGGTTTCTTTTCTTAAGGTAAATATACTTAGGCTGTACCATTATCTGAGGTAGCCTATATCTGTTAGAACATCAAGGCCAGATatgtacagtaggcctacaccagCATATCTGCTTGGGCACCCCTTTTGAAGCGGTGGGAGCCTAGATATCATTGAGAAATTGGATCCAACAGGGATGCAAAGTAGGGTCTGTATATTGTAGCGCCTCATTCTAAAATATCGGCTCTTCCACATTTACTAAAATGAATGACATAGACTGTACAGAAATCATCATCTCTTAATCAAGCAGAATAAGCGCCCACATGATTGCTTCCTATTTATCTACAACTGCGTTAGAGTAAATACACAGCTTTGGCTACTATTATGATACCATGCACTAAAACTTAGAGCTAGATTCTCTTTGCTTTTCACAAATAACGTGAAAATTCgtaatataattttgaaattctttattttctgtCTATCAAATAAGGCTCTTTTACGAAGTGTTTTACATATACCGGTTGTCAAAAAATATCGTCAAACACTCATCTGCCTTAGACAAGTTGGGGCCCAAACTTTTAATCCGGGAACTCCATGTTAAATTTTCAATCGCAATCCTTAAATCGGCACACTGACGTCTGAGTCTTTaaactgtaggcctatgtcagaTTTGTTCTCCGCACTGATTTGAATGGCTAAAAACTCGTCCATACGACAAGTACAGGGTTGTGGAGGGTTCCTGGGCTCTCACGTAATATGCGAGGACACAGAATTTGATATCacattcattcaaaaaataTATCTTGGTTCTGTCAGGGCATGTATATTTCGTGCATGGCCAAAGTAAATAGCATGCCACGgggcgcaatgacccaaaagcctctaaCCATGGAGGCATACTTCCATGCTCCAACCAATGCGGTATGTCGCTGTGActtccagctcaagctggcttcctctccggccatatacgtgagaaggtctcccagcaacctgctgatagtcatggtttctcccaggcttggctctgtttcctctcaccataatgttggtcaacgtcgtataagtgaaatattgttgaaaacgccttaaaacaccaatcaaataaataaacagttctgTCAAACAAATTCTTATACAAGCCTCGCCTTGACTCGAGAAACATGCTTATGTCATGGGCCAGATCAAACAAGAATCCATCAAAAGATCTGACCCACATAGGAGATTTGGCACCCTGCCGGAACTGCTACCTCTAAACAAGTCTACCTCTACCCAGTCTGATCTAGGGTGTTAATCTGGCAACGTCTTGTCCAGAGTTGGCTGTAACCAGGACGTGATTTGCCCAGTCAGGCATCACGACTGTGGCCCAGCATTATAAGCTTATTGCACGCATATTCATGTCAGCAACATGTAGTCAACTTCACTGTTTGTTTCAATAATCCAAGTTTGTCAAACTGACTGAGATCTTGTAAGCAAGCCTAAGGCGGGCTTTGATCACCCCTACTCccaccaaagaaaaaaagaataaataaaaagaataaaaataacatatatattcacGTTTCATACAAtggatgtgtgcatatttataACCCTACGTTCTGATTAGGCGCTCTTTCAAGTATCAAGTGAATAGAGGGGTGTTGTCTCTAGGTTTCTTCTGGTTTGCTTCATTTATGAATCTGTTCGCTGCTACGTAAcattatatgaaatattctcaaatagCCAAAGCTATTAAATGACCATACAATAACACTACCACCAGAGCAagtgtacaaaatatataacCTCATCACAAGTTCCAAAAGGAAATGCTCTACTAGGCACAAAACTAAGGCAAAAGATAAATATGCATTTGTGTACTTTATCTAGCAAAAATGAACATCTGGATCGCCAACAAAATGCAATGCAGTAATCCTTGGACCATCACTAAGCATGGAAAAATAACATGTTTTATATCCATGTCAGGCAAACCTCGCGTTCGTCTCAAAGAAGTGaatcaaatatttttgtctGATCTCATTGCAACCTGCCAATGAATACTCTATTATCATTACAGTCGTGTTTTCCCCAAAATTATACAACTAGAGTCAGTGACAAGATAGAGATATATTGTTCTGGTAATCCTCATATAAAGCGAGACAGCATACGTGTTACAGCCCTTGCACATGCAAAAGGATTTACAGAGCAGACTTCATATGTTAGGAGTTGTAACCCATTGtgctggcaaaaaaaaaatgtagaggGGTTTGTGGAAAACTTTATCAAAAAGGTCTTTCATACTTAAATCGCAAACTGCATTTGGCACTCCATATACTATGGGTGGCAACTCCAACCCTGTGAATGGCCGAGGAAATGTTGAGCTGCGAGGCAAAAAACCTCCTTGGTCTTTCAGATGCAAATCGCCACCGACGACtagctatctgtgtactatgggttcccactgcaaccctatgattggccaaaaactttaaccaaactggacaccgacAACACCAGCATCTGATCCCCCGCTCATAATACCTCTCCTTCCTTCATACTGGCAAACTAAAAATAAGGAAAAACATTGAACAGCAACACATGTACGACGAAACTGAAGACAACTAAAACCACAATTACATCAAAAAAAGTTTATTCAACAAGTTAAGTTTAACACAtgacatttttgttacaaatgtaACCATCACACATCTGAGAAATTATACAGTTGTACATCCATGTACTCCACAGTGTGAGATTTAGCACTTCAAATTTCCATTGTCACACCTATGTATTTAGTCCTATGTATGGCTGAGGGTATACTACCTCCTGACTAACAGACCATCATAGGGTCTTCCAGTCAAACCAGTTATAGATGGGAAGAAAACATCTATTAAAGGTCTATTAAGCATTATCAGAGGGTTCCAATTTGCGATGATCCATTCCCGGCACCAGCGTATaatcatactggtggaagaaacctCGGGACTTGTAGGGTGGTTTTGTCCATTCCCAACCTTCTATTGCTCTGTGCTTCATACACACGCCTATAAATCCAAGAGCAAGTCCAGCTCCCCAGGCAATCTTATGGCTCTTCACTGAAAACACAACCAGATACATAATTATTGAGGAGAGGTTCAGAACAccctacagaaaaaaaaaagaaaaaaaaaattgatcgcCACAATTTCTCCAACACAGGTtaccaaaaatttaaaacaatgaagaGCTGCTTTATCATCTCGTGATCAGACATTCTTctgtgggatttatttatttatctgatttgtgtttaacccATACTTAACAGTATTtcacaagcattatggtggtaggaaaccaggcCGTGCTCTGGGGAAAAATCTCGAACATCCaatggttgctgacagacctttttCTTTAGGACAAAATAACATGTTAAAGGCTGTGGTAGCATTCCATTTGAGAGCAAATCCTGTAagttttcacattaaaaatatttgcatttaagCTATATAATGCTCTTTATAAAATGTACCAGACTgttatcattttgttttcagaatgtcaGAGGGAGACAATGAGGATGACTGGAGGACTCACTCTATATCAAATATGTAGCTTCACTACACATATCTAAATCATTGTATgcgattttaaaaaattatatatttattgtactAGTTCAATGTTATCCGATTTCTGTTCTTGAAGTGAATGGATGAAGATGTTACAGCCTATGCTCCGTAATCACATAGTAAAGTGTTTGATTAGATAAAATTTTCATGACTGTTACATCAAATCATACCAGCAATTTGCATGGtaccttcattttattttaaatcttaTTCAGTGCCCCACTGTGGTCTTTCCTAAGTCGAACACTTAACGTAAGATTTTTAAATGCAGTTACAGTCACAGACTAACTTCATGTTGCATAAATATATAGTACGGAAGGAATATTTAGCGTGAAAAAAGGCCGTGGGGATCTCCTTTTACACTCATTCCAGTAAACAAGAGCCTACgttgtaaatttgtaatttatggCAATTAATCTGCACACCGGACATCAACAATGCAACATCCCCATGGTGTTGTTGTGCTTTAACCACGTGTGCACAACCTGAGCCCAATACATGCAGTCAGTTAAGAGATACGACCTTACCATTGAGCTTAAACATGATTCCAATAAACAAGAGGCTAAGTATTAGATTTTATAATTCACGGCAAATAATCACCACACCGGGCATTAATAATGGAAAACCCCTCTTGTATAATCGTGCTTTACCTGACTGTTCTTGGATGGTACTTAGGGTAAAACATGCTATGCCTGTACTTTGAAAAAATGAAGTATGAGACTTTCTAGAGATTTTGAACATTCTGCtttcaactgaaatatttttcaataatGTGTTGTCTGCTTTAAGGTATGCTATATCAAGTCATATCCAAACATTTATTCATAAGATACATTCATATCTATACATACATGACAAGTATATCATTTTACTTACTGCGTGTTCCTAATATTGTTCCTGAGACAAATCCCGCAATAAAATGATTTAATGGGCCATCTTCATTCCGCAGATTTGATGTAATGCCCACAACGGCAGGGTAGGATACTGCCATAGCAGCTGTAATATACAAAAAGATATTATATAATGCATATGAGACATTCAGGTCACCACTGCTGATCAATGCACTTCAGTTACCTCCATTTAATACCCTTATCTAGATTTACATGCATTGTACGTGGCATATTTTTCATAGGTTATGTCAATATCCCACTGTAATTTTAAGGCTAAGATTCAGAGATGtttgtaaaacacatgtacaaaggaTGAGTTGACCTCTAAACTAGGTATGAAAAGCAGTTATGTGGACAAGTGCTTATGACCTTACATTTTGCTTCACATCAAAAGGAACTGCAAACACAAACTATATTAACATATCTAGAAATATGATTGTGAATACACCTCTTACAAACACCATTACATTTTACAGTGGGCAAACTGTACCCACTATTAGTCCATGCATATATCATGTAGATTGCAGACAGCTGAAAGAAGTGGAATAGTTTCAATAATGCATTCTAAGTTCTGAGATAAGAGCTAAATAGGCAAATTAAAAGCATAATCACAACTTACCAATGGGTAAGCATACACTGCAGTATCTACCCAGCATTGTAAATGGTGTAGTGGGCTTGGAAAAGCTGATCATCTCACAAACAGATATATAGGAGCCTACAAAATATCACCAAAACAAGAAGTCAATACTGTTTCCTTGATcaatatgtaattttttaaacgTAAAAATTCCTAGTGAGTAAGTGattgcttagggtttaacgtcgtactcatcgatttttcagtcataggacgatGAAagagtcctcagagtgcatgtaatgtacctcctttcTGCAAGACAGATttacaccgctcttttatctagtgctacttcagcACGACTCACCGAAgtcaagtaagccgccctgcccaagccattatactgatacgggtcaaccagacattgcactatccccttaatgctgaacgccaagcgaggaagttacttcttttttttaaggttttaggtgtagcctgacccaggattgagcctggataTACTgcctcccgaagtggacgctctaccaactgtgctatcgggacaGGTAAAACATTTCTAAGTGCTGAAACTTTTAACCAGAGTATGCATGAAATGATACTGTACAAAAGCTAAATCTTGCCATGTATCTTCATGATAAAGAACATCCTAGCTTTTGTTCTGATCAAACTGAAAGGTGTAACATTCCAGAAAGACACAGTATTGCAAAAGAAATACTATTCTAACTGAACATTTCTCTTCTGATTTAAAGGTAacactttaaaaacaaaatacacattgtcaTAAAAATTCTATTGTGGTGTAGCATGTATCACAGCTCTTCACCACTTGCACATATtacaagttgtcttcaacaaatTTAGAACTGTCATCAGCTCCTTATTAACATCACCACAACCCCCAAAACTATCCGAGTTGGAGTGTGTAATGCCTCGTTGTGAACCTTACTGCTATGTCAAGTTGACCTTCTGTtcagcagtggaagaaatatatCTTACTCACCCAATACACAAGtaatactgtaaacaaagagGAATGATTTAATCTTCAAAGACAGACAAACATTTGCATATTTGTCAGATATATGCATTTCTTGTAGTTTGGAATGTTTTCAGTAGTCAACTGATGGAGCATCACTCACAGTTTCTTTAAGTGGCTTACAAAGTTTTCAGCATTATTGTTAAATCTGAAAACATATGACCTGGGTTACTGTTGTTACATAAAGGTCATTGTTGCAAACTGACTTCAAAGCATGTGTTGACTGCATAGAAGCCATTTATTCTACTGCTCATATGGAAAACTTATTTTAACATAATGGACCTTATTTTAAgtcttgtttcattttaaaatttcttactATTCCCTAGCTGCACGTGTTTGGCTCAACTGACCTAACAATTTACTAACATACCAAGCAGCACAGAACCACACACAAACCTGGCAGAAAAAAGATGGGACTAAGTAGCCCATTCTTGCAGTCAAAAGACTTTGGGATTCCCGTTAAATACTTTACCACCTGTCGGGCTATAAATAAGTAAGTGGCTTATGTAGTAACTCAGGGctcatacaggtatatgaaaatgaaattcaaggagttttgCAGGAGTTTTTCTGTCATGttcaaggctagtttaaacataccatggtgaTATcatagactatattttaagtctgaattatagatgctttaatttgcatgcatgtatattgaatagtatgcttgcttttgcaagaaaaatatctgcccttcac comes from the Liolophura sinensis isolate JHLJ2023 unplaced genomic scaffold, CUHK_Ljap_v2 scaffold_622, whole genome shotgun sequence genome and includes:
- the LOC135481710 gene encoding uncharacterized protein LOC135481710, with translation MSDSSDVQTPISENLGLFPDKKFYSIYATPDNEETVQKTYVMLKRGLGIGSYISVCEMISFSKPTTPFTMLGRYCSVCLPIAAMAVSYPAVVGITSNLRNEDGPLNHFIAGFVSGTILGTRMKSHKIAWGAGLALGFIGVCMKHRAIEGWEWTKPPYKSRGFFHQYDYTLVPGMDHRKLEPSDNA